The genomic stretch GCCTCGGCCTCGCCCCTTCGCGCATGCTCGACCGCGAGGAGACGATCGCTCGCATTCCCAACGTCGAGACCCAAGGCCTCGTGGGCGGCGTGGTCTACCACGACGGCCAATTCGACGACGCGCGATTCGCCGTCGCACTCGCCCGCACCGCCGTGGACCACGGCGCCACCGTGCTCAACCATTGTCCGGTCGTCGGCCTCCTTCACGAGAATGGCCAAGCGATCGGCGTGCACGCGCGAGACGCCCTCATCGGTGAAACCTTCGAAATCCGCGCCCGGGCCGTGATCAACGCCACGGGTGTATTCGTGGACTCGATACGCCAGCTCGACGACCCGTCCGCCCGCGGGCTTGTCGCCGTCTCACAAGGCATCCATCTCGTGTTGCCGAAGCGCTTCCTGCCCGGCGACGCCGCCATCATGGTGCCGAAGACGAGCGACGGTCGTGTCCTCTTCGCCGTGCCTTGGCATGATCGTGTCGTCGTCGGCACGACCGATACACCGCTCGACTCGATCGCCGAAGAGCCGCGCGCGCTCGAGGAGGAGCGCGCTTTCGTCATGGAGCACGCGCGCAAGTATCTCGCCGAGGACCCCCACGAGGCGGACGTGCTCTCGATCTTCGCCGGCCTGCGTCCGCTCGTGAAGTCCGGCGGCGACGGCAGCGACACCGCCGCCCTCTCGCGCGACCACACCATCGTGGTGAGCGAGAGCGGGCTGATCACGATCACCGGCGGCAAATGGACGACCTACCGCAAGATGGCCGAGGACGTGGTCGACCACGCCGAGACCGTCGCCGGACTCGACGAGAAACGCTGCCGCACCGAGGAACTCCCGATCCACGGCTTCACGCTCGACACGATCGCCGAGCCGAACCTGCGCCTCTACGGCACCGACGCGGACGGCGTTCGCAGCCTCGCCACGTCGCGCTCGGACTTGGCCGGATTGCTGCATCCAGAACTCCCCTACACGCGAGCCGAGATCGTTTGGGCGACGCGACACGAGATGGCCTGCACGCTGGAGGACGTCCTCGCACGCCGCACGCGAGCCTTGTTGCTCGACGCCCACGCCTCGATCGACTCGGCACCGGCCGTCGCCGCACTCATGGCCGCCGAACTCGGCCGCGACGAGGCGTGGCGGGTCACGCAGGTCGAAGGCTTCACCCGAATCGCCCGCGGCTACGTCTACACCGACCCGGCGTCGACGCGCCATGCGGGAGCGGACGCTCAGAAATCCAGCCCGAGCTGCAGACGCAACAACGAGTAGTCGGCGATGCGCTCGTCCGGGTTGTTGTGCCGGGCCTCGCGGCGAAGCCCGAGACTGAGCGTGTCGCTGAACTTCTTCGTGATCTCGAACTGGTCCTCCCAACCCCGATCACCGTTCGCGATCGAGTAGTACCACGTGCCGCGTCCGCCGATCTTCATGCGCCACGGCAGCGCGAAGTCGAACTCGGCGAAGAGCGACTGCGTGTCGCGCAAGGAATGGTCGCCGTCGGCGAGTGTCCAAAGATTGAATACGTTCTCCGCGACGCCCAGACCGACCTTGCGGCCCGGTCGATCCCAGAGGTTCACGCCGAGACCGACGGACTCCTGCACGAGCACGTAATCCGCCTCGACTCCCGACACGAAGTGATTGCGGTTCCACTCCAACGTCGGGCGATAGCTGACGAAGAACGGTCCCCGGAAGTCGTGTCGAAGCAGACCACTGCCCTTGAGCAGGTCGGTGCCCACCACGTCGTTGGTCTCGGAGAAGTAGTAGTTGGTGTTGAACTTGGCCACGGCGGTGTCCCACTCGCGCGACACGCCGAGGTCGGCACCGAGATTGCGGCCTTCGCCGTTCCCGGTGAGCGAAAAGGTGACGCCGAGCCGTCCCTTCCACGGCCCGAGAAAACCGAAGACCGAGTCGGAAAACTCCGCCGCCGAGGACCACCAGCGACGCGGCGCCGGAAATCGCGGACTCTCGTCGTCCGACACCGCCTCGATCGCGAACGGCACCAGACGCGAAGGCTCCACGGGCTGGGTTGAGGCGAGGGGCATCGCAACCGGCAGCCTCTCGACGTGCGCCTCGTCGAGCGGCACACGCAGCTCACCGAAGCGCGTGGACCTGAACACGAGGAACTGGTCGGTGCGTCCGGTCAGATTTCCCGTCGTCCGGTCGCCGTCGGCGAAGACGAGAATCTCGCGCACGAAGTGGTCGTCCGCGAGCGCTTCGGTGCCGGCGTTCGGTTCACCGAAGGCGGCGCTTCCCGGAAATCCCAACACGAGCCACGAAAGGCGAACGATGGCGGCGAGACGACACGTCATGCCGCTGACAGACGCGGGCGAGGTCGCAATGTTTCCGCGCTCGCTCCATCAACCGGCCGCTTCGTCCCACGGCCGGCGGAGAACGGCGCTAGGGAGTGTTAACGAATAAGGTGTACAAGTTTTCACCGGTGTGTACCGAGACTGGGGATGGCACGACGAATCCTCAGCGACGAGATGTGGGAACAGTTCGAAGCGGCGCTTCGCGCAGTGAAAGATCCGCGTGGTGCTCCGTCGGATACGCCGGAACGCGAGTTTTTGGAAGCGGTGCTCTTTCTCGCCCGCACCGGAACGCCGTGGCGCGATTTGCCGGAGGAGTTCGGCCGGTGGAGCACAGTGTACATGCGCTTCCGGCGGTGGGAACAGAGCGGAGTGTGGAAAGCACTGTGGAAGGTGCTCGAGCAGGGCAGTACTGCGCGAGCGCTGCAGTTGTTCGTGGACAGCACCAGCGTCCCGGTGCATCCGCACGCGGCCGGCGCGCCAAAAAAAACGGCGCAAGCCAGGCTCTCGGCCGCTCGCGCGGCGGGCTGACGACGAAGCTGCACGTGGCTTGCACCGACGAAACGACGGCCGTGGCCATGCTGCTCACCGAGGGTCAACGCCACGACAGCGTGCCGTTCGCCGAACTCTATGCCCAAGCCTGCGAGAGTGGCGTCGTCGAGCGCGTTACTGCGGACAAGGCCTACGACGGTAATCCCATTCGCGAGTTGCTCGCGGTCGAAGGAGTCAAGGCGACCATCCCGTCGCCACGACATCGGCGCAAGAAGGCTCGCTGGTTACGCCGCCATTACCGCCTGCGCCACAAGGTCGAGAACTTCTTTCGACGCCTTTTCGACTTCCGACGCGTCGCCACTCGTTACGAGAAACTCGCATGCACCTTCCTCGCTCTGGTCCACGTCACAGCAGCCGTCGTGCTCGTCCGTCATTTCGTTAACACTCCCTAGAGCACGCCCTTGGTGGACGGCACTTCGCCGGCTGCGCGCGGATCGAGTCGGCAGGCGGCATCGAGGGCGCGGGCGAGGCACTTGAAGAGACACTCGGCCGCATGGTGCGGCTCTTCGCCGTACTCGAGCTTGGCGTGCACGTTGGCGCCGACCGCATTCGAAAACGCGCGGAAGAATTCCTTCACGAGCAGGATGTTGAAGTCACGCACGTAGAGGCTGACCGGCGCGCACTCGTAGGCGAGAAACGGACGCCCGCCGAGATCCACCGCGACGCGGCCGAGACACTCGTCCATCGGCAGAATGAAGAACCCGTAACGCACCATCCCGCGCTTGTCGCCGATCGCTTCGCGCAACGCTTCGCCGAGCGCGATGCCGACGTCCTCGACGGTGTGGTGGTAGTCCACCTCGATGTCGCCGTCGACCTTCACCTCGAGGTCGAACATCGCATGCTTCGCCAGCAGCGTGAGCAGATGATCGAAGAACGGCACGCCGGTCTCGATCGTCGAGCGACCGCGGCCGTCGACGTTGAGCTCGAGCGCGATCTTCGTCTCGGCGGTGTTGCGGATGCGTTTCGCTACGCGTGGTTGTGCCATGACTCGAGGGCGGCGAGGAGGGTTTGCATTTCGCCGTCGGTGCCGACCGTGATTCTGAGGAAACTCGCGGTCAAGGCGTGACTCCCGAAGTACCGCACGAGGACCTTGCCCGCGAGCAAGTGGTCGTAACACCCGCGCGCGACGTCCGCTCCCGACCGACCATCGCGCGTCCGCGGCTCGGTGAAGAGGAAGTTCGTGGCCGAGGGGTACGTGAA from Opitutales bacterium ASA1 encodes the following:
- a CDS encoding glycerol-3-phosphate dehydrogenase/oxidase; the encoded protein is MQRAAALDRIRASDTPFDLLVIGGGATGLGVAVDAASRGHSVALLERDDFAKGTSSRSTKLVHGGVRYLRQGNISLVLEALRERGRLARNAPHLVHDLAFVIPSYNRWDVPFYGIGMKVYDQLAGRLGLAPSRMLDREETIARIPNVETQGLVGGVVYHDGQFDDARFAVALARTAVDHGATVLNHCPVVGLLHENGQAIGVHARDALIGETFEIRARAVINATGVFVDSIRQLDDPSARGLVAVSQGIHLVLPKRFLPGDAAIMVPKTSDGRVLFAVPWHDRVVVGTTDTPLDSIAEEPRALEEERAFVMEHARKYLAEDPHEADVLSIFAGLRPLVKSGGDGSDTAALSRDHTIVVSESGLITITGGKWTTYRKMAEDVVDHAETVAGLDEKRCRTEELPIHGFTLDTIAEPNLRLYGTDADGVRSLATSRSDLAGLLHPELPYTRAEIVWATRHEMACTLEDVLARRTRALLLDAHASIDSAPAVAALMAAELGRDEAWRVTQVEGFTRIARGYVYTDPASTRHAGADAQKSSPSCRRNNE
- a CDS encoding hypothetical protein (frameshifted, insertion/deletion at around 226363,226359) gives rise to the protein MARRILSDEMWEQFEAALRAVKDPRGAPSDTPEREFLEAVLFLARTGTPWRDLPEEFGRWSTVYMRFRRWEQSGVWKALWKVLEQGSTARALQLFVDSTSVPVHPHAAGAPKKTAQARLSAARAAG
- a CDS encoding hypothetical protein (frameshifted, insertion/deletion at around 226362): MLLTEGQRHDSVPFAELYAQACESGVVERVTADKAYDGNPIRELLAVEGVKATIPSPRHRRKKARWLRRHYRLRHKVENFFRRLFDFRRVATRYEKLACTFLALVHVTAAVVLVRHFVNTP
- the hisB gene encoding imidazoleglycerol-phosphate dehydratase HisB, whose amino-acid sequence is MAQPRVAKRIRNTAETKIALELNVDGRGRSTIETGVPFFDHLLTLLAKHAMFDLEVKVDGDIEVDYHHTVEDVGIALGEALREAIGDKRGMVRYGFFILPMDECLGRVAVDLGGRPFLAYECAPVSLYVRDFNILLVKEFFRAFSNAVGANVHAKLEYGEEPHHAAECLFKCLARALDAACRLDPRAAGEVPSTKGVL